A single window of Vigna unguiculata cultivar IT97K-499-35 chromosome 1, ASM411807v1, whole genome shotgun sequence DNA harbors:
- the LOC114173301 gene encoding NADPH-dependent 1-acyldihydroxyacetone phosphate reductase-like, with protein sequence MEDEHNPKPVVIITGCSTGGIGHALACAFAEKKCRVVATSRSRSSMAELEHDHRFLLEELDVQSDESVRRVVDAVVETYGRIDVLVNNAGIQCVGPLAEVPLSSIQNTFDTNVFGSLRMVQAVVPHMATRKKGKIVNIGSVAALASGPWSGTYTASKAALHALTDSLRLELGHFGIDVVNVLPGAIKSNIGDSAIASYNRMPEWKLFKPFEAAIRDRAYFSQKTKSTPTDEFAKNTVAAILKEKPPAWFTYGHYSTVMAIMYHLPISVRDFILKKAMKC encoded by the exons ATGGAAGATGAGCATAATCCAAAACCCGTAGTTATCATCACAGGATGTTCCACGGGAGGAATAGGTCACGCGCTTGCGTGCGCGTTCGCGGAGAAGAAGTGCAGGGTGGTGGCGACGAGTAGGTCGCGGTCGAGCATGGCGGAGCTGGAACACGACCACCGATTTTTGTTGGAAGAGTTGGATGTTCAGTCCGATGAGAGCGTGCGCAGAGTGGTTGACGCTGTTGTCGAGACGTACGGTCGCATCGACGTGCTCGTTAACAACGCTGGTATTCAGTGCGTGGGCCCACTCGCCGAGGTTCCTCTCTCTTCCATTCAAAACACTTTCGACACCAATGTATTCG GTTCCTTGAGAATGGTTCAGGCGGTTGTTCCTCATATGGCAACTAGGAAAAAGGGGAAGATTGTGAATATTGGTAGTGTTGCTGCCTTGGCTTCTGGACCTTGGTCAGGCACTTACACAGCTTCTAAAGCTGCTCTTCATGCTTTGACAGATTCATTAAG ATTGGAACTTGGACATTTTGGAATTGATGTTGTGAATGTTCTCCCCGGAGCTATCAAATCAAATATTGGAGATTCTGCCATAGCCAGCTACAACCGCATGCCTGAATGGAAATTGTTCAAGCCTTTTGAAGCAGCAATACGAGACAGAGCTTACTTTTCTCAGAAGACGAAATCAACCCCAACAGATGAGTTTGCTAAAAACACTGTAGCTGCTATTCTTAAGGAGAAACCTCCGGCATGGTTTACCTATGGACATTACTCTACTGTCATGGCTATCATGTACCATTTACCAATCTCTGTTAGGGATTTTATTCTGAAGAAAGCAATGAAATGCTGA